The genomic window ACGCGGCTCCGGGCACTGCCGAGCAGCCGTTCGCGACGTTGGAGCGGGCGCGTGATGCACTACGTGAGCTGAAGCAAGAGGGCCGGTTCGCGCAGGGCGGCGCGACGGTGGTCATACGCGGAGGCCACTACCAGGTGTCGCAGACATTTGCGCTGACTGCCGAAGATTCCGGCGAGGCTTCGGCTCCGATCCGGTATTGGGCTGCCGACGGCGAGACGCCTGTGTTCAGCGGCGGGATTCGTGTCGAAGGATTCGCGCCGGTGACCGGCGAGGCCATTCTGGCGCGGCTTCCCGAAGAGGCGCGCGGCAAAGTGATGCAGGCCGGCCTCGCGCAGTTCGGGATCGGCGAGTTGAAACCGCTCCGGCTGGGCGGCTTCAACAGCGGACTGGGCTTCAAAACGCATCCCGTGATGGAATTGTTCTTCGACGGGAAACCGATGCCTTTGTCGCGCTGGCCCAACGAAGAGTTTGTGCGCGTTGCGGACGTTGTCGTGAAGGACGGCCATACGGCTCATGGGCGCGAAGGAAGCAAGACCGGGCGGTTGTTGTACGAGGGTGACCGGCCCGCGCGTTGGAAGGATGAGCATGCCGTTCTGTTGTACGGGTACTGGTTTTGGGACTGGGCGGACTCGTATGAGCGGGTCGCGTCGATCGACACCGAAAAGCGGGAGTTCGTGCTGGAAGAACCCTACTGCGGGTACGGGTACCGCGCGGGCGCGCCGTATTACGCCATAAACGTGCTCAGCGAGATCGACATGCCAGGCGAGTGGTACCTGGACCGCCCCAACCGCATTCTCTACTTTTATCCCCCCTCGGATCTGTCACAGGCGGCAGTCGAACTTTCGGTCTCGAACTTTCCGTTCGTCCGGACCGACAACGTCTCGTACACGTCGTTCAAGGGCCTGGTTTGGGAGCTTGGCGGCGTAAACGCGGTCGAGATTCGCGGCGGCAGCAACTGTCTGGTCGCGGGCTGTATCGTGCGGCGCTGCGGCGGCGACGGCATCGTTGTTGCAGGGGGGAACTCGCACACGCTGCTGGGTTGCGACGTGTACTCTCTGGGCCGGGGCGGGCTGGTAGTCTCGGGCGGCGACCGCAAGACGCTGACGCCCGGGAA from Candidatus Hydrogenedentota bacterium includes these protein-coding regions:
- a CDS encoding right-handed parallel beta-helix repeat-containing protein; translated protein: MRLRYFRLVVVLVAVFFCLTGTGRPASSAEGGANIQAVAERARLPEWPLPAVVLYVAPDGSDAAPGTAEQPFATLERARDALRELKQEGRFAQGGATVVIRGGHYQVSQTFALTAEDSGEASAPIRYWAADGETPVFSGGIRVEGFAPVTGEAILARLPEEARGKVMQAGLAQFGIGELKPLRLGGFNSGLGFKTHPVMELFFDGKPMPLSRWPNEEFVRVADVVVKDGHTAHGREGSKTGRLLYEGDRPARWKDEHAVLLYGYWFWDWADSYERVASIDTEKREFVLEEPYCGYGYRAGAPYYAINVLSEIDMPGEWYLDRPNRILYFYPPSDLSQAAVELSVSNFPFVRTDNVSYTSFKGLVWELGGVNAVEIRGGSNCLVAGCIVRRCGGDGIVVAGGNSHTLLGCDVYSLGRGGLVVSGGDRKTLTPGNHLIENCDVHELSRIDHTYTPAVLLNGVGNRVARNRLHDIPSSAMRIEGNDHVIELNEIYRVVRESDDQGGADMFGNATYRGNVFRYNYWHHIGNQTNPQEAPACGQAGIRLDDAISGTRIYGNIFYRASAGKLGFGGVQIHGGKDNLVDNNVFVECMAAVSFSAWGEARWRQFAANAMGSPQIEPVLYLKRYPELERLAEDHDVNTIAHNLVLNCGEFIRRDSGRGVLTENIVTTADAVLTSESGLSLGALAPVLSQHGLAPIPFAEIGLYQSEVRPSVAGGRAEGQ